TCGCCGCGCATATCTACGAAAGCGCCGAGGAGGCCCGGGCGCACCTGAAGCCCTAGCAGAGAGGCGGCCAGAGGGGACCAGAGGAGAGTAGGGCCCGGCCAACACGACACCGCCCCGCCAGTGAGCTGCCACTGGCGGGGCGGTGTCGTTTGCGATGGTCTGATATGGGCAAGTCGCTCAAGCGGGGGCTGAACGGCGATCAGCCCAGATAGGTATAGCTCTTGAGCCCGGCATGCAGGTCGTCGAGGAAGGCGCGGCGCTGCGCTTCAGGTAGGCCGCTGGCCTCGAGCTGGCGGCTCAGATGGCGGCGCAGCACCTCGGCATCGAAGTTGACGTAGCCGAGCACCTTGGCCACGTCGTCACCCTGGATCGGCTCGGAGAGCACCCAGTCTCCGTTGGCGTCCAGTGCGGCATCCACCGAGTCGGTGTCGCCGAACAGGTTGTGCAGGTCGCCGAGGATTTCCTGATAGGCGCCGACCAGGAAGAAGCCGAGCAGTTTCTCGTCGTCGTGCTGCCAGTCCGGCAGCGGCAGGGTGGCCTCGACGCCCTGGCCGTCGACGTAGCTGTCGATGCGCCCGTCGCTGTCGCAGGTGATGTCCTGCACCACGGCGCGGCGGGTTGGTTCCCGGTCGAGCCCCGAGAGTGGCAGCACCGGGAAGATCTGCTGAATGCCCCACACGTCGGGTACCGACTGGAACAGCGAGAAATTGACGAACAGCTTGTCGGCGAGCTTCTCTGCCAGCTCGTCGAGGATCTCCCGGTGAGCGCGGTTGCGGGCATCGAGCTGGCCACGCAGCCGGCCACAGGCGGCGAAGTAGACGGCCTCGCCCTCGGCGCGGGCGGTGATGTCAGCAAGGCCCAGCACGAAGCGGTCCTGCAGCTCGGCCATCGCCTGCACCAGGTCGTGGTAGGCCTCGACCAGACCACGAGGCTCCTGGCTGGCCGCCAGCTGGTCGTGCACTCGCCACAGCTCCTGCACTTCGCCGTCCTGAGACGTGCGCGACGCCGGGGGCGCCTCACCGATGCGCTCTTCGCCGATCACGTTGGTGATCAGCACCGCGTGGTGGGCGGTCAGGGCGCGGCCGGATTCGCTGATCAGGTGCGGGTGGGGCAGGCCCTCGGCATCGCAGGCCTGGCGGAAGGCGGCCACCACGTTGCCGGCGTATTCGCGCATCGAGTAGTTGATCGAGCATTCGCTGCGTGAGCGGGTGCCCTCGTAGTCGATGCCGAGCCCGCCGCCGACATCGACGGTATCCACCGGCGCGCCAAGCTCACGCAGGCTCTGGTAGAAGCGGGCGCACTCGCGCAGGCCGCGCTGGATGTCGCGGATGTTGGCGATC
Above is a window of Halomonas sp. I5-271120 DNA encoding:
- the speA gene encoding biosynthetic arginine decarboxylase, producing the protein MTSPAAKARRTYNIDQWGSGYFDVDDQGHALVRPLGSEVEGPSLPLDGLVDELRAAGLRLPVLVRFTDILHDRVEQLCAAFDSVMQDETYGGGYTAVYPIKVNQQRRVVEEILATQERGRGRVGLEAGSKPELLAVLALSGDGPSLIVCNGYKDREYVRLALMGEKLGHKVYLVVEKFSELELILEEARRLEITPRIGLRARLASVGKGKWQNTGGEKSKFGLTASQILEVVERLREADSLESLQLVHFHLGSQIANIRDIQRGLRECARFYQSLRELGAPVDTVDVGGGLGIDYEGTRSRSECSINYSMREYAGNVVAAFRQACDAEGLPHPHLISESGRALTAHHAVLITNVIGEERIGEAPPASRTSQDGEVQELWRVHDQLAASQEPRGLVEAYHDLVQAMAELQDRFVLGLADITARAEGEAVYFAACGRLRGQLDARNRAHREILDELAEKLADKLFVNFSLFQSVPDVWGIQQIFPVLPLSGLDREPTRRAVVQDITCDSDGRIDSYVDGQGVEATLPLPDWQHDDEKLLGFFLVGAYQEILGDLHNLFGDTDSVDAALDANGDWVLSEPIQGDDVAKVLGYVNFDAEVLRRHLSRQLEASGLPEAQRRAFLDDLHAGLKSYTYLG